ATACGCGAGACTGTAGTCGATCGGGATCTCCGTCTCGTTCATCAGCACCGGATTTATAAGGGTATAGACCGCCACGCCGGACTCAAGGTCCCACTCGATCCCTTTCCGTGGATCGGCGACGACGATCGGCGCGGCATCCGTCATCACGCTGACCACGTCAAGCCCGTCCCCCGAGATCTCGATTGCGGCTGCAAACGGCGGCTGGATCACGGTGAGGTAGCGGAGATCGGTATCCCCGACCGAGGCTATCGACTGCAGCACCCCTTCCGGCAGGAGGACGGTCTCCCCTCCGCAGGCGGTCACCGTCTCGCTGTCGCAACGGATCTCCGCCGCTCCTCCGAGCACGTAAACGAGCTCCGTCGTCCCGATCAACCGGTGCGGGGACGTCGCGCTACCCGGCGGGATGACGACGTAACCCATGCTGTAGTTCGTCCGGATCTGCGGGGTCTCCTCGCCGACGAGCCCGGCATACGTCGCCCGGCCGTCGAATATGGGGACCGGGTCCGCCGGGGCGATCAGTACGACACCCCCCTCTGCCGGAGACTCGCTCGCGGTGAGGCATCCGGCGGAGAGGAGCATGCAGGTGAAGAGAAGAGGAACAATCCTGTGCATGGCTATTGATCTCTGCGACGGGAGGAATAAATCCGATCATCTGCGTCTGATATGCGCCTGGAACGATCCCGGCACCTTACGGGCCCCTGTCGCCCCCGGCCTTCCGGAGGGTGAACCGGAACGCCGCACCCTCCTCCGGGTGGCCCGGGACGCGGTCCTCGACCCAGATTCTGCCGCCGTAGCGTGCGGTGAGCATCCGGCAGATCGAGAGGCCGAGACCATGGCTTCCTCGCCTGCCGCCCTCCCGCTCGAACCGGAAGAAGATGGTCTCCTTCGCGTCCTCCGGGATACCGGGGCCGTTGTCGGCGACCGTGACGATGACGGTCCCCTCATCCAGGCTCTCGACCGTAACCGTGACCTCGACACACTTTCCCCCGTACTTTGCGGCGTTACCGATGAGGTTCGTGAAGACCTCGGGGAGGAGGTCGTCGGCGAGGACCATCACGTCCGGCCCGCCGTAGGTGATACGGGCGTCGGGGAAGTGGGCGATCTCCTCACGGATCACGTCGTGGAGGCCAAGAGGCGTAAGTCCTGCCCGACTCTCGTGGATCTTCCGGATAGTGGCGACGTTCGCGGTGATCTCGATACTCTTCTTGATCCCGGCCTTCAATTTCCGGGCATGCCGGGCCGGCTCTCCCTCGAGTTCGTCGATGAGAATGTCGGCATAAATGTTTGCGACGTTGTCGGCGTTCCGGATATCGTGCGTAAGGATATCGAGGTAGAGGTTTGCCTCCCGGTTTGCCACCTCAAGCCTCCGGTAGAGCATCCCCCGCATGATGCCGGCCCCGATCTCCCGGCCGACCGCCTCGAGGAGCGCGCGCTCGTCATGGGAGAACGATCCCCGGTCCCTGCTCCCGATGAGGAGCGCCCCGACGACATCGGACTCGACGACGAGCGGGATGCAGGCGAGTGCGGCAAGCCCGAGTTCCCGGAGGAGGCGGGACCCGGAGGTGTTCGGCGCCCGGTCCTGTTCAAGGTAGCAGGGATGGCCGGTGGCGAGGGTGTCGGCGAACGACACTCCCAGGATGTTCCCTGCCGGATCCAGGTACGCATCCGGCATGTTCCGCCGGCACTGGAGGGTGGCCTCGCCCCGTCCGGCATCGAGACGGTAGATAGCGCCGCCGTCGTAGCCGAGGAGGTCGAGCGTCTGGTTGAGTGCCGTCTCCAGCAGTTCTCCCGGCAGATGGGCCGATGCGGATGTGGCGATGATCCGATTCAGCAGCAGGAGGTGGCGGTTCCGTGCCTGCAGCTGCTCCTCCGCCAGTTTCCGGTGGGTGACGTCCCGTATAACGACCTGGACCGCGGGCCGGCCCTCAAAGAACGTCCGTGTGCCCCTCCCCTCGATGGGGACCGTCGTCCCGTCAACCCTGACAACCAGCAGTTCGATGAGCGGCGTCTGCTCCCCCTGCAGGTCCCGTGCGGTGAAGGCCTCGACGGTGCTCCGGGTGTCGGGGTGGACGATATCGAGGATCGCTTTCCCGAGGACCTCCTCCGGGCATGAAGCGCCGAGCAGCCTCACGCCGGCGGGGTTGATGAATATGATCTTCCCGTCGCGGTGGATCATGGTCGCCTCGGCGGAGAGTTCGACAAGCGATCGATACTTCTCCTCGCTCTCCCGGAGTTGCGCCTCCATCCGTTTCATGGGGGTGATGTCCTGAACCCCCACAAGGAACCCCCGGCAGGTGCCGTCGGCGTTGACGATCGGGGTGGTCGCCATCAGCGTATGGACACGGGCGCCGTCTTTACGGATCAGATCGATCTCAAAGACTTCGTGCATGTTCCGGCCCAGGTTCTGCAGATACTCTCCAAGGCATCCGGCGCCCGTCTCATCGACGAGCGCGGAGACCGGCAATCCTATGATCTCAGTGACCGGGTAGCCGACGATATCGGCCATTCTCTGGTTGGCAAAGACCGCGACACCCTCTCTGTCGATCAGCCCGATGCCTTCGTTGAGGTTCTCGACGAGGAACCGGTACCTGTCCTCGCTCTCCCGCAGGATCTCCTCTATCCGCCTCTGTTTGGGGGTATCCGCAGGCCTTCCGGGCACCGGTCCCGGGAGGATCGGGGCGTCAGCAACAGAACCGCCCCGGAGGTCGGATGATTCGAAAGAGAGACGAACGATCCGATTTCCGCGAAGCGGACCTTCATGCACAGCCCGGCACAAGCAGCGGACGCGTTTCTCCCCGCTCCCGGGCGACCGCAGCGTGCACAGGACATCGGCAGCCCGGGAGCGGCCGGAGAGGAACGAAAAGATCTCGGCCCTGCCCGACTCCTCGCAGATACGGGTTACCAGGGCCCGGCGGACGAACAGATCCGCATCGGTCTCACATAGTGCGTCCCGGTCGATGTCGAGGAGGTGCCGGAGATGCTTGTTGATGCAGGCCACCCGGTTGTCGGGGTTGATGATGAGCAGCCCCTCGTCGAACGCGTCCAGGATGCCGGAGAGGGCGAGGTTATCGCCGTGTGCGGGTGTGCATTCATGCATTGGCCGGAATCACCTTCCTCTATTCTCGGAAGAGTATCATCATCAGGGACAGATAAAATGTTCCTGCACACGCCAAATGAATCCAGCCAAAATTCAGAGGAATTTTGAGGATCCTATCTACCTTGGGGGCAGGTTCATTTGAGCACGGGCAGTATGCTCTTTCCCTGAAGTTATAAATCTGTCCATTTACTCCGGCAGGCAATCGCCATCTGCGAGGCAACGGATGCATGCCCCCGGCGTTACCGGGGGTGCGCGCGGACGGCCGTCTCGCACCCGCCGGT
This portion of the Methanoculleus oceani genome encodes:
- a CDS encoding cupin domain-containing protein, producing MHRIVPLLFTCMLLSAGCLTASESPAEGGVVLIAPADPVPIFDGRATYAGLVGEETPQIRTNYSMGYVVIPPGSATSPHRLIGTTELVYVLGGAAEIRCDSETVTACGGETVLLPEGVLQSIASVGDTDLRYLTVIQPPFAAAIEISGDGLDVVSVMTDAAPIVVADPRKGIEWDLESGVAVYTLINPVLMNETEIPIDYSLAYAELLPGGYLGYDGIRGSSDLIYVIEGEIEVTTPDGDAVLVPAGSAAYVPPDLVKETRNAADSATKILSFIDPAWTPEKTVLFE
- a CDS encoding PAS domain S-box protein; the encoded protein is MHECTPAHGDNLALSGILDAFDEGLLIINPDNRVACINKHLRHLLDIDRDALCETDADLFVRRALVTRICEESGRAEIFSFLSGRSRAADVLCTLRSPGSGEKRVRCLCRAVHEGPLRGNRIVRLSFESSDLRGGSVADAPILPGPVPGRPADTPKQRRIEEILRESEDRYRFLVENLNEGIGLIDREGVAVFANQRMADIVGYPVTEIIGLPVSALVDETGAGCLGEYLQNLGRNMHEVFEIDLIRKDGARVHTLMATTPIVNADGTCRGFLVGVQDITPMKRMEAQLRESEEKYRSLVELSAEATMIHRDGKIIFINPAGVRLLGASCPEEVLGKAILDIVHPDTRSTVEAFTARDLQGEQTPLIELLVVRVDGTTVPIEGRGTRTFFEGRPAVQVVIRDVTHRKLAEEQLQARNRHLLLLNRIIATSASAHLPGELLETALNQTLDLLGYDGGAIYRLDAGRGEATLQCRRNMPDAYLDPAGNILGVSFADTLATGHPCYLEQDRAPNTSGSRLLRELGLAALACIPLVVESDVVGALLIGSRDRGSFSHDERALLEAVGREIGAGIMRGMLYRRLEVANREANLYLDILTHDIRNADNVANIYADILIDELEGEPARHARKLKAGIKKSIEITANVATIRKIHESRAGLTPLGLHDVIREEIAHFPDARITYGGPDVMVLADDLLPEVFTNLIGNAAKYGGKCVEVTVTVESLDEGTVIVTVADNGPGIPEDAKETIFFRFEREGGRRGSHGLGLSICRMLTARYGGRIWVEDRVPGHPEEGAAFRFTLRKAGGDRGP